A window from Mytilus galloprovincialis chromosome 8, xbMytGall1.hap1.1, whole genome shotgun sequence encodes these proteins:
- the LOC143043601 gene encoding uncharacterized protein LOC143043601, which yields MEEENQSREEKSEQDLSGKEKEKQSGKEKLEENQSGEWKEEQSVEEKLEEHESGEKKEELSGEEKEELSGEEKLEEKQKRKKKNRFSVGEHVKVTFGKEDFPAIVTDLDDSGVWGQFFRRKGASGWALDDIKYFIVQKDILKSLTPPDLVPLGGSRFSYKFEDF from the exons ATGGAGGAGGAAAATCAAAGTAGGGAAGAGAAATCGGAGCAAGATCTAAGTGGCAAAGAGAAAGAAAAGCAAAGTGGCAAAGAGAAATTGGAAGAAAATCAGAGTGGCGAATGGAAAGAAGAGCAAAGTGTTGAAGAGAAATTGGAGGAACATGAGAGTGGCGAAAAGAAAGAAGAGTTAAGTGGTGAAGAGAAAGAAGAGTTAAGTGGTGAAGAGAAATTGGAGGAAAAGCAAAAACGTAAAAAGAAGAACAG gTTTTCTGTTGGTGAACATGTAAAGGTTACTTTTGGAAAAGAAGACTTTCCTGCTATT gtTACTGACCTGGATGATTCTGGTGTTTGGGGACAGTTTTTTAGAAGAAAAGGTGCATCCGGCTGGGCCCTAGATGATATAAAATACTTTATAGTTCAAAAAGACATACTTAAATCTTTGACACCACCCGACTTGGTTCCCTTAGGTGGATCCAGATTTTCCTACAAATTTGAGGACTTTTAA